In the genome of Chiroxiphia lanceolata isolate bChiLan1 chromosome 20, bChiLan1.pri, whole genome shotgun sequence, the window GTGCCTACCTTGTTTCCAGGATCTGCTGGCGGATGGTTTTGATGTACTCGAAGCTGTCAAAGCAACAGATGTCATAGACCAGGATGTAGGCATGGACGCTCCGGAGCCCCCTGCAACACACGTCCGCCCACTCCTGCAAGGTGCAGAGAGGGATCAATCCTGGCTTAGCCCCGCTGTTGGGCCCAGGGAATGCCCcacactgctgccagcaggcaGCAAGGGGGCTGAACACTCTCCAGCCCCAACACCCAGCACCCATCTCACCTCTGTTCTGTGACTGTCCCTGCGACAGCTGTGTCTGCACCCACAGCCCTTCAGCCATCCCCCCCTCCAGAGATCCCTTATCCCTCCTTGTTCATCCAGAGGAGAGGTAACAAGATTTGTCAGCCCCAATTCCTCTCCTGAGCGAGGATTACAGCCTGCCTAACACACAGTGGTGAGCCAGGAGTGGGGCTGAAcacagccccctgccctggATGTAAAAGCTTCATCCTGCAGAGCTCCTAATTAGGTGTGTCAATTAGTGATGTACCCTGCTCTTTGGGCAGGGCAGGTGAGGAGAATGCTGAGCCCCATCCCCATGGGTCTGAGGGTGATggaccagcagctctgtggatcAGAGGGTCACAGGTCACAGACCTGTGATGGTAGGTCTGTttggaggggacatggggacaggagAGGAGCAGTGGCTGCTCAGGAACCAGATCTGTGTGAAAAAGATCAGGAGCTAGTGCAGAGGGAGGCAGGGGTGGCCTCTCCAAATCCAAAATTTGGAGTTGTGAGAAATACATGCTTTTTGTGAAAGTATTGGGTTTCTGGGAACAACAGGATTTTTTCCCATGCTGTAAGTGAAAATCTGCCCCACTTCCAGCCACTTTCCCATCCCAGCAGTGGGACCAGGAATGGCAGCCTGTGAAGGCAGCACTGCAAACCCTCCTGAGTGCTTCTGGATAGGAGATGGATGCTCCAAGGAGGAAAGGCATCACTTCTCCCTGAGCAAACCCCTTCAGAACCATGAATCAGCCCTTTCTGAGTTTATAATTGGAATGAAGCAAAATGAGAAGACCTAGGACTGAAGGGAACTGGGAAaaagaggggtttggggtgcgGGTTGGTCTCCATCGCAGGCGACTGCACAGGAAGGAGCTCAGAGTGAACAGAATGACACAGCCCCTCTCTGTCCATCgaggggaggaggtgctggggcGGTCCTCAGTCTCAGAGACACAGGCGGGTGGAGCAGCAGCGTCTCGGGTTACACGAGTCCTGATACACCTGGGAGATTAACAGATCGCAGCTATTTCACCACACCGGAGTGCAGCTTGCTCCGGCGCTGTGATGTCAGCATGGTTTTCCTCACGCAGTGCAGGCTTCCCGGGATGCTTGAGCTGTAGAAGGGTtgcactgctggagcaggatgtCAGAGAGCCActggctcctgctcctctcccaagACATCATTGCAGGGGTGCTTTTCCTGGGCACGGAGCAGAGTCCAGCGATGtttcccagcaggcagagccGTATCCTCCACCATGGTCCTCTTCTTTCCCCTGGGAGCCATCTGCCTGAGCACCCTCTCCTCCCTGGAAACCTCCATCTGTTCCCACCACTTGAGTGCAGCAAGGCAGGGAGTTAATCGAGAGTGTTACCGTCGGCTGCCGTGTCAATAATTACCCTTTGCTATTTGGGGCTGTCTCTCGCGCTGACCTTTCGTTCCCTGCTCTCACTGATTAATTTTCAAACCTGCTCCTCGCCCCTGGAGCACTCGATTCACCTCCTGCCCGATGGCACAGGGACTCTTGGAGCAATACAAGGCCCCTGTAACCCCGTCCCTGTTGGGCACAGGAACACTGTAATTAACTAAGGTGGCCCCACTGATGGCATTGCCCTCCAGAGTGGCTGTGATCTTGGTTGGGCACCTCCAGCTTCTTTCCCGACAGCAGTGACACAACTTGTGCCTCTTGGATGGGGCTGTGGCATGAGCTTAAAatcccctttttcccccattaCCCCCCTCCAAAATGGTCAGCACTGGTCAGCACTTTCCAGCCCCACACTGCCTTTTGTGGATGCTTTGGAAGCACCTGAGAGCACTGAGGGGTTGAGGAGGAGCTGGTGGATTCAGCACTCCAAGAACAAGCCCAGGCAATGCTGGGGGGTGATGGCCACTCCCAGGAGGGGACaagcagccctgctctgcctggcttAGGCAGTGGGTGCATCAGGGGTCTGGCTCTCCAGGAACCCCTGATTTCCACCTGAATACTCTGGCATTTTCTCAGGCAGCCACGGAACTGGATCCCAATGATCCGGGATCCACCACTCAGCTGGATGTGGCTGTGGGCAATCCCAGAGCCACGCTCCTTGGAGTGGGAACACTGTCTCCTGCATTTGCTGCCACCAAGCTTTAAAAGGCACTTTATCCTGGACCTGCTCAGCCAGTATCCATGAGGACACAATCCCTCGCTTTAGCAACCAAACCCgacagggagggagaagcatCCCCCTAAGAGGAGGAACCAGGGCCCCGTGGAGTTACACAGCGAAACCCCAGGGAGGTCACCAGAGACCCCCCAGGGTGGAGGTCCCCTCAGGAGCACCCCTACCTGCAGGGTGTTGACAGGGAAGGCGGTGATGGGGGGAAAGTCCATGATCTGCAGGTCGTGGACGTGGCCGTTCATGACCACGGCGGGCAGGTAGACGCGGCGGGCCGTGGTGGGCACGCAGACCTCGCTGAACTCGTTGTAGAGGAACTGCCGGACTATGGCACTCTTGCCCACGCCCTGGGCTCCCAGCACGGCGATCTTGAACGTTGCCACCATTCCGCCGCGCGCCGGCCGCTGCCCTGGTGCTGCCTCCGCGGTGCCGAGGCTGCATATTCCCGTGCAGGGGGCCTCAGCCCCATTCAGGATGCATTTCCCCTCCGGGACAGCCCGTCACTGCAAGGCCAAGGAGAAGCTGGTCAGATCCTAGAGACACCCCCACTGTCACACTGTTGTTACTTCAGGGGATGTTTTTTGAAGCAGGAGCCTGTGGAAAAGGGTTATACCGGGGAGCCCCAGGGTTTGGACAGCGACCCCAGCACTGCGGGACATCAGGGTCTCCTTTGGAAGCCTCCCACCCACACAGCCAAGGAGAGCCAGGATGTGAGTGAACTTCATTCCGGGAAGGTTCTCACAGGCACATTCCTCCCTTTCAGCACCAGAGCAAGAGACCTCCAGGAAAGGGTGTGTCTGTGGCTCAGGGTTTGCTCAGCCTGTCAGCAGCAgatcccaggctgtgctggggacttGTTTCCGTAGCACCGTGGGGACTGTCACTGTCTGCTCCTTCCAGTGCTGCCCCAAGGCAGGGAATCCATCTTCCCTCCGCTTGGACAGCTGGAATTGCCTTTTGCTGGGGCGGGGGGAGGTTGCTCTGTGCCTGAGAGCGACAGctttaatgtttaatttcagGCTTTGAGCGGTTGGGCAATTAACTTGATGGAGACTAATTTCCGAGCCAGCTGACAGGGTGAGCCCACAAGCTGCTGGCAGGGCCACACGtgtggggggacacagggtgaTAACCCACACATGGGAATTTGGGAGCTGAGTCTGAGTCTGAGGAGTCCAAACACCCGCTGGCAGTGGGCTCCCGACCAGGAGCTGTGATGGGAACAGCAAGGGTAAGGGAATGAGTCCCACTTTTGCTTGCTGTCATCACTAGGAAGCAGCTTGTGCTTCATCCCCAAGTGTGGATGTTTTGACCAATTTTTGATGCTCTGGTCCATTTTCCCTGAAAGCCATGCCcaaagcacagggcagcagcagaaagtgTCTGGTTCAAACATCCTGTTCGACTCATTCTATGGGGATTATCTGCCCCAGGGAGAGCCTGGGCACAGAGGTTCCCACTGTGGGGTGCTGGAGTGGATGTGCTTCCTGCAGTCCCCCAAGCTGGGCCATGGCTCACACCATCCTCACCCCCCTCgcagcaggactggggaccCTGTcaccctctgctgctggggctgtccCCTGGGGTGctggctgcccccagccctggtaGCAGGAGTGTTTCCATGCCAAATGCAGGGAAACAGGGGGTGCAGGAGCCCCCATGCCCGACTCTGCCAGGGCCTTTCTCCACCAGCAGACAGCACTGTCATTGCAAGTCCCGGGGGGCATCTCTGCTGCAGGGACAATCCCGTCCCCACAAACCCTTCCTCCTCGCAGCAgcttccccagctcctctgtggggctggagggcgATGGAGCAACACAACTGGAAACCCAGTGCCTGCAGGGCTCCCTGGAAGTGGGGCACAGGCTGAGCCTTACTGTGCCACCCCAAAAACCCtgtttccctctgtgctggcacaCGGGGACCACTCACGGGCCCCAGCAAGTGAGCTTGCACCCCAAAACATCTGAGGCCGACCTGGAGGCCCCCAGCCCCATGAGCAGCCACTGTGGGAATCTGAGGTGCAGTGGGGGGACCCCTCGGGGGAGCCCGCGGTGGGCTGGTGGGGCAGGACCAGCCGGGGGGCCGCGGGCACTCAGCACCGGGCCGGGCTCAGTGGGCTGCAGGGCCGGATGGGGGCTCACAGGGGGCTCCCGGAAGGGGGCTCTGGCCCCCGGTGCGACCTGGGCACCCTGCGGCGCCGGGGGCACTCGGAGGAGCAAGCCCGGACCCCCACGGGGAGGGAGCGGCGGCAGCATCCCGCACCCCGCATCCCACATCCCGCATCCCGCCCCGACCCTCCCGGGGATGCTCTGGCCGCGGCGGGCAGCGCAGCACCCCCGGCCGCGGTGGGTGGCTGGGACGGGGGGTACCGGGTGGGGGGAACACCGGGGAGGGACACCCGCGCCCCTCGTGCCGGCGGGGCggaggggagcggggagcgCCGCCGCTCAACTTTCGCTGGGGCCCCCCCCATCCCCATAACATCCCAGTCCCCCCCCCGGCTCTGCCCAGCGGTAACTTTGCCCCCCCGTCCCACCGTTCCCGACGGACCCCCGTACCTTGTAGCAGTGGCCCGGGCCGGTGGCGCCCCGGCGGGCGGAGGAGCCATGCGGCGAgcccggcgcggggcgggcggccccGCTGCagagccccggcccggcccggcccccgcccggcGCGGAGAGaccggggggcggcggcggggagaggggagccccgTCCGGGGCACGGCGCGGGGGCAGGCGCTGCCCgggcagggatggaggcagcGCCCGGTGGGATGGCGGGATGCCCGCGCGGGAGGCGGGCAGCGCCTGGGGAGcgatggagggaaggagggagggaggagggaggcagagctcAGGCAGGGATGCAAGCAGGGATGCCCGGGAGTGATGCAGGCAGCGCCCGCGGAGGGAAGGACGCTCAGCCAGGCAGAGATGCAGGGGGTGCCCGGGGAGGGATACAGGCAGTggccaggcagggaaggaggcagcGCCCCGGAAAAGAGGCAAGGAATGCCCAGAGCAAGCCGCAGGAACCCAGGAGGGACACCGGCTTCTCCCGGGGCTCTGGGGAGGTGCCGATGGGAAAGACCCTCCCATGTCCCCCCTGCATTGTGCTGGGTGCAGCGCCGTCACCCTTCCCTTCCCGGAGCCCAGCGGCATCTGCGCTCTCATGCCCACCCTGTACGAGCCCCCCCCGGCCAGACTCCTTCGGGGAAGGAGGGTAGGACCCCTCCCAGGGAGTCTTTCCCTCCTCTGACACCACTGCCCACTGTGCTCTTGGCACATCACTTCACCTTCTcgctgtgccagccctgggggttTCTCTGTGCCCGCGGCACCGGGGGGGACTCTCAGCCCAGGATGGTGCCAGAGAAGGACATTTCTGTTGCAGA includes:
- the RASL10B gene encoding ras-like protein family member 10B, with translation MVATFKIAVLGAQGVGKSAIVRQFLYNEFSEVCVPTTARRVYLPAVVMNGHVHDLQIMDFPPITAFPVNTLQEWADVCCRGLRSVHAYILVYDICCFDSFEYIKTIRQQILETRVIGTSETPIIIVGNKRDLQRGRVIPRWNVSNLVKKTWKCGYIECSAKYNWHILLLFSELLKSVGCARCKHVHTTIRFQGALRRNRCTM